A window of Cohnella herbarum contains these coding sequences:
- a CDS encoding sensor histidine kinase, which produces MIWTFLASFFTGSLVSISIPVGLLFDIPISMIAFIGTFAISFVLYTRHTMKYMQKLSEGLTVISGGNLQYRIPVIRQDELGTVAEHINAMAEKLETLIEKERQVEKSKMELITGVSHDLRTPLTSIIGYLELLKEKSYRDEAEYERFIGNTHNKAQQLKTLIDELFEYTRLTQSDNKLELQTIDLREMLNQMLVEIEPLAKENEISFDARLTERSLFLEVDPEQIRRAIDNLLMNALKFSLKPGIIRVSLAVRSDHVTISIENEGALITKEQEEHLFDRFYKADDSRTNMNLEGGAGLGLSITRSIVEMHGGQAYLKHKGGRFLFAIELPYEATI; this is translated from the coding sequence ATGATATGGACGTTCTTGGCCAGTTTCTTTACCGGCTCTTTGGTATCCATATCGATCCCTGTAGGTCTGTTGTTCGATATTCCCATATCGATGATCGCGTTTATCGGTACTTTTGCAATATCCTTTGTCCTGTACACGCGACATACGATGAAATATATGCAGAAGTTGTCCGAAGGTTTGACCGTGATCTCGGGCGGCAATCTTCAATACAGAATCCCCGTTATCAGGCAAGACGAGCTAGGCACGGTAGCCGAGCATATCAATGCGATGGCCGAGAAGCTCGAAACCTTGATCGAGAAAGAACGCCAAGTCGAGAAGTCGAAAATGGAGTTGATCACCGGCGTATCCCACGATCTTAGAACGCCGCTTACGAGCATCATCGGTTATTTGGAGCTGCTGAAAGAGAAGTCTTATCGGGATGAAGCCGAGTACGAACGTTTTATCGGAAACACCCATAATAAAGCGCAGCAATTAAAGACGCTCATAGATGAACTGTTCGAGTACACTCGCCTAACGCAAAGCGATAATAAGCTCGAGCTGCAGACGATCGATCTTCGGGAGATGCTCAATCAAATGCTTGTGGAAATCGAGCCTCTCGCCAAAGAAAACGAAATCTCGTTCGATGCGCGCCTCACCGAACGCTCCTTATTCCTGGAAGTAGATCCCGAACAAATCAGGAGAGCGATCGATAATTTGCTTATGAACGCGTTGAAATTTTCGTTGAAACCCGGAATCATCCGGGTTTCATTGGCAGTTCGGAGTGATCATGTAACCATTTCGATCGAAAACGAAGGTGCGTTAATTACGAAGGAGCAAGAGGAGCATCTTTTCGACCGGTTCTATAAAGCAGACGACTCCAGAACGAATATGAACCTCGAAGGAGGAGCGGGTCTAGGCTTGTCGATCACTCGTAGCATCGTAGAGATGCATGGAGGTCAAGCATACCTCAAGCATAAGGGCGGCCGGTTTCTTTTCGCGATCGAATTGCCCTATGAAGCCACCATATGA
- a CDS encoding response regulator transcription factor has product MHKNTILVVDDDPEIRDVVHVYLRNEGFHVLEADNGFRALEILATEPVQLIILDVMMPNLDGIKACLKIRETSNIPIIMLSAKQEDIDKITGLSTGADDYVAKPFSPLELMARVKAQLRRQNLTVKVENNNVLHINDLKIDVAQHQVTVKGKEIALTPLEFAILELLASHKGQVFHADKIYEKVWRETAGYSDNTVMVHIRNIREKIENNPRDPRYIKTVWGVGYKIEK; this is encoded by the coding sequence ATGCATAAAAATACGATTCTGGTCGTCGATGACGATCCCGAAATCCGCGATGTCGTTCACGTCTATTTGCGTAACGAAGGATTTCATGTCCTAGAGGCGGATAACGGGTTTCGCGCATTGGAGATTTTAGCCACGGAGCCGGTGCAACTGATCATTCTGGACGTCATGATGCCTAATCTCGACGGAATTAAAGCCTGCCTCAAAATCAGGGAAACGTCCAACATCCCCATTATCATGCTGTCCGCGAAACAGGAAGATATCGATAAAATTACGGGACTTTCGACGGGAGCGGACGATTACGTTGCCAAGCCCTTTAGTCCTTTGGAATTAATGGCAAGGGTTAAGGCGCAGCTTCGCAGGCAAAACCTGACGGTCAAAGTAGAGAATAATAACGTTTTGCATATTAACGACTTGAAGATCGACGTCGCTCAGCACCAGGTTACCGTAAAGGGGAAAGAGATTGCCTTAACTCCGCTGGAATTCGCGATTCTCGAACTTTTGGCTAGCCATAAAGGACAGGTCTTTCATGCGGATAAAATTTACGAGAAGGTGTGGAGGGAGACGGCGGGGTATTCGGACAATACGGTCATGGTTCACATCCGCAATATTCGCGAGAAAATCGAAAATAATCCTCGCGATCCTCGCTATATCAAGACGGTATGGGGAGTAGGTTATAAAATTGAAAAATAA
- a CDS encoding class I SAM-dependent methyltransferase: MSKEARVFFNKFMKKPNQIGSVVPSSRFLAESMVGSIPWHNVKAVAELGAGTGAITRAISRRAGPDTRVYLFEKDSKMRKQLKSEYPDYTCAANVTNMLRILEQEGESQLDCIVSGLPFYNFPQHLRDKLMEQIIGALKPDGLFVAFQYSLQMRKQMSKLFEIEKIKFVPLNFPSAFVYVCRKATDSHNDVEFIVERKADQGLE, encoded by the coding sequence ATGAGTAAGGAGGCCCGCGTTTTTTTCAATAAATTCATGAAAAAGCCCAACCAGATCGGCAGCGTCGTTCCGAGTTCGAGGTTTTTGGCCGAAAGCATGGTAGGTTCGATTCCCTGGCATAACGTTAAGGCCGTAGCGGAATTGGGAGCAGGTACCGGAGCGATCACGCGCGCGATCTCTAGAAGAGCGGGTCCGGATACGCGGGTGTATTTATTCGAGAAGGATTCGAAAATGCGAAAACAGCTTAAGTCGGAGTATCCCGATTACACTTGCGCCGCAAACGTGACCAATATGCTTCGAATTCTCGAACAGGAAGGGGAAAGTCAACTCGATTGCATCGTTAGCGGCCTTCCTTTTTATAATTTTCCTCAGCATTTACGCGATAAGCTTATGGAGCAAATTATAGGAGCGCTAAAGCCGGACGGATTATTCGTAGCTTTTCAATATTCCCTTCAAATGAGAAAGCAGATGTCCAAACTGTTCGAAATCGAGAAAATAAAGTTCGTGCCGTTGAATTTTCCGTCCGCCTTCGTCTATGTTTGCCGGAAAGCGACGGATTCCCATAATGATGTCGAATTTATCGTGGAACGAAAAGCGGATCAGGGTTTAGAATAG
- a CDS encoding phosphatase PAP2 family protein, producing the protein MKTNVSIAGNIKSSRAGTYLPLLGLLAIPIINILYFLQNHGGDHVQSLVTEVDRNTPFIPAFSVPYLLWYPFLLLVFVLIVRKDKREYYRTLLAFCTGLLLSNVIYLMFQTTVPRPEVDSTGFFNNLVMFVYEGDEPYNCFPSIHVMTSMLMILGSRALGWRMRVPIFIFACSIIASTLFIKQHVIADVFAGILLAKFVFWLAGYLISIFRKRTMAEKAGRTRYANYE; encoded by the coding sequence ATGAAAACGAATGTTTCGATAGCGGGCAATATCAAGAGCAGCCGCGCCGGAACCTACTTGCCGTTATTAGGCTTGTTAGCAATACCGATAATCAATATCCTGTACTTCCTGCAAAACCACGGAGGGGATCACGTTCAATCTTTAGTTACCGAAGTGGATCGGAACACGCCTTTTATTCCGGCGTTTTCGGTTCCCTACCTGCTTTGGTATCCTTTTCTATTGCTTGTATTCGTCCTTATCGTGCGTAAGGATAAACGGGAATACTACCGAACCTTGTTGGCGTTCTGCACGGGTTTGCTTCTGTCCAACGTGATCTATTTGATGTTCCAAACGACCGTTCCCCGGCCTGAAGTGGATTCAACGGGCTTTTTTAACAACCTGGTCATGTTCGTATATGAAGGCGATGAGCCTTACAATTGCTTCCCTAGCATCCACGTCATGACCAGTATGCTGATGATATTGGGTTCCCGGGCGCTCGGATGGAGGATGAGAGTACCTATCTTCATTTTTGCATGTAGTATTATCGCTTCCACTCTCTTCATTAAGCAGCATGTGATCGCCGACGTCTTCGCGGGAATACTTCTGGCTAAATTCGTATTCTGGTTGGCGGGATACCTAATCTCGATATTCCGGAAACGAACGATGGCGGAAAAAGCGGGGAGGACCCGGTATGCGAATTATGAGTAA
- a CDS encoding YkoP family protein, whose amino-acid sequence MEKGRNSVPLPNCANEHLNKNTVKQMIWLTWEKGMDLIMGLRSEHTLKFGICKVMVKKYSGESIRCEDGTWIDDGDRIGELHLNNRRINELTRKFGVDRAALQTAREVRASMKEIGEALDTRMEMAQVKALVGVTLLHRGLTHGLGFEQHRLPSKRFEVITTLYLRLLLRFMHPDGLRHIDRNREKLTPVLLVSSRSAFCQRFNSNRRWFRFYPENTESVKIVTL is encoded by the coding sequence ATGGAAAAAGGACGAAATTCGGTCCCCCTCCCTAATTGCGCAAACGAGCACCTTAACAAGAATACGGTTAAACAGATGATATGGCTGACTTGGGAAAAAGGAATGGACTTGATCATGGGATTAAGAAGCGAGCACACGCTAAAATTCGGGATATGCAAGGTGATGGTCAAGAAATACTCCGGGGAGAGCATTCGCTGCGAAGACGGGACTTGGATAGACGACGGGGATCGAATTGGAGAGCTCCATCTGAACAACAGGAGGATAAATGAATTAACTCGCAAATTCGGGGTGGATAGAGCCGCTCTTCAGACGGCTCGCGAAGTGCGCGCATCCATGAAGGAAATCGGCGAAGCGCTGGATACGCGAATGGAGATGGCTCAAGTGAAAGCTTTGGTCGGAGTGACCCTGCTTCACAGAGGGCTTACGCACGGTTTGGGGTTCGAGCAGCACCGTTTGCCTTCGAAGCGGTTCGAAGTAATAACGACGCTCTATCTCAGATTATTGCTGCGGTTTATGCATCCTGACGGCTTAAGGCATATTGATCGGAATCGCGAGAAATTAACCCCCGTTTTACTCGTATCATCGAGATCGGCGTTTTGCCAAAGGTTTAATTCCAACCGGCGTTGGTTTAGATTTTATCCCGAGAATACCGAGTCGGTTAAAATCGTAACTTTATAA
- the uvrC gene encoding excinuclease ABC subunit UvrC gives MENIRHKLALLPDQPGCYLMKNDEGKIIYVGKAKVLKNRVRSYFTGSHDGKTQKLVSEIRDFEYIVTASNTESLILECNLIKEHFPRYNVLLKDDKSFPYLKITHETHPKLEVTRRVVKDKGKYFGPYPNAYAAQETKKLLDRLYPLRKCNTLPEKVCLYYHMGQCVAPCEYPVEQAVYDEMIGEISRFLNGGHAEIKRDLKRKMEQAAEQLEFERAREYRDQIVAIEALMEKQTINMADAMDRDVFGYSVDKGWMCVQILYMRQGKMNQRHMSVFPFYGDAYDDFLSYVTQYYSDNPALPREMLLPVPPGDEQPVENDVAPAAKNLIVAEAKEAYGDDVADAAEEGEAAEVGEALRRWLKIKVAVPRRGSKRQLVAMACDNSRVALEEKFRLIERDESRSVKAVEGLANWIGIPSANRIEAFDNSNIQGTNPVSAMIVFTNGKPDKKEYRKYNVKTVQGPDDYESMREVVRRRYERVLKEGLPLPDLIVVDGGKGHIASVLDVLVNELGMDVPVCGLAKDAKHKTAQLLVGDPPEVVPLPRDSQEFYLLQRIQDEVHRFAITFHREKRAKSMIASRLDAIPGIGEKRRKQLLSHFGSLKAIKEAQVSDFKAVSIGDALAQRILETLNTE, from the coding sequence ATGGAAAACATACGCCACAAGCTGGCGTTGCTTCCCGATCAGCCTGGCTGTTATTTAATGAAAAACGATGAAGGCAAAATCATCTACGTAGGCAAAGCGAAAGTATTGAAAAACCGCGTGCGCTCCTACTTCACGGGAAGTCACGACGGCAAAACGCAGAAGCTGGTTTCGGAAATCCGGGACTTCGAATATATCGTCACCGCTAGCAATACGGAATCGTTGATTTTGGAGTGCAACTTGATCAAGGAACATTTTCCGCGTTATAACGTGCTTCTTAAGGACGATAAATCTTTCCCTTATTTGAAAATTACCCATGAAACGCACCCTAAGCTGGAAGTAACCCGACGGGTCGTGAAAGACAAAGGAAAATACTTCGGGCCTTATCCGAACGCTTACGCGGCGCAGGAGACGAAGAAGCTTCTGGATAGGTTGTACCCGTTGCGCAAATGCAATACATTGCCGGAAAAAGTATGCCTGTATTATCACATGGGGCAATGCGTCGCTCCGTGCGAATATCCTGTGGAACAAGCCGTTTACGACGAGATGATCGGCGAGATTTCGCGGTTTCTGAACGGCGGGCATGCGGAGATCAAGAGAGATCTGAAGCGCAAGATGGAGCAGGCCGCCGAACAATTGGAATTCGAACGCGCGCGGGAGTATCGGGACCAGATCGTCGCAATCGAAGCGCTTATGGAAAAGCAGACCATCAATATGGCGGACGCGATGGACCGGGACGTATTCGGTTATTCGGTCGACAAAGGCTGGATGTGCGTACAGATTCTCTATATGAGACAAGGGAAAATGAATCAGCGCCACATGTCTGTATTCCCGTTCTATGGAGACGCTTATGATGACTTCCTTAGCTACGTGACCCAGTATTATAGCGACAATCCCGCTTTGCCGAGGGAGATGCTGCTACCGGTCCCCCCGGGAGATGAGCAGCCCGTCGAGAACGATGTCGCGCCTGCAGCTAAAAACTTGATCGTGGCGGAAGCCAAGGAAGCTTACGGCGACGATGTCGCGGATGCAGCCGAAGAGGGAGAAGCGGCCGAAGTCGGGGAGGCGTTGCGCCGCTGGCTGAAGATTAAGGTGGCGGTTCCCCGGAGAGGCTCGAAACGCCAACTCGTCGCGATGGCTTGCGACAATTCGCGCGTAGCATTGGAAGAAAAATTCCGTCTGATCGAGCGGGATGAATCGCGCAGCGTGAAAGCGGTAGAAGGCTTGGCCAACTGGATCGGCATTCCGAGCGCCAACCGCATCGAGGCGTTCGATAATTCGAATATTCAGGGGACGAACCCCGTGTCGGCGATGATCGTATTTACGAACGGCAAACCGGACAAGAAAGAATATCGCAAATATAACGTCAAAACCGTGCAAGGGCCGGACGATTACGAATCGATGAGGGAAGTCGTTCGCCGGAGATACGAGCGCGTGCTTAAGGAAGGGCTTCCGCTACCCGATCTGATCGTCGTGGATGGCGGTAAAGGGCATATCGCTTCCGTACTCGACGTGCTGGTGAACGAGTTAGGCATGGACGTTCCGGTATGCGGCTTAGCGAAAGACGCGAAGCATAAGACGGCGCAACTGCTCGTCGGCGATCCGCCGGAAGTCGTTCCGTTGCCGCGCGACAGCCAGGAGTTCTACTTGCTGCAGCGTATCCAAGACGAGGTTCACCGCTTCGCGATTACGTTTCACCGCGAGAAGCGCGCCAAGTCGATGATCGCTTCCCGGCTCGACGCGATACCTGGGATCGGAGAGAAACGCCGCAAGCAGCTATTAAGCCATTTCGGCTCGTTGAAGGCGATCAAGGAAGCGCAGGTTTCCGATTTCAAAGCCGTATCGATCGGAGACGCGCTCGCGCAGCGCATTCTTGAGACGTTAAACACGGAGTAG
- a CDS encoding YqzM family protein, with product MENARDPRLHINEEPRDDLMDTALGFGAMFGFMFVVFTVAVVVKFLIS from the coding sequence ATGGAAAACGCTAGAGATCCCCGCCTTCACATCAATGAAGAGCCGCGCGACGATTTAATGGATACGGCACTCGGCTTCGGAGCCATGTTCGGCTTCATGTTCGTCGTATTCACCGTTGCGGTCGTCGTTAAATTTTTGATTTCTTAA
- a CDS encoding YezD family protein, with the protein MAKPVEVDDRWLGRIAEQVNGLEYGEVNIVVHDGRIVQIERKERKRYDDSIRIIKQEKNEA; encoded by the coding sequence ATGGCGAAACCGGTAGAAGTGGACGATCGTTGGCTTGGGAGAATTGCCGAGCAGGTAAACGGTTTGGAGTACGGCGAGGTGAATATCGTCGTACATGACGGAAGAATCGTTCAGATCGAACGCAAGGAACGAAAAAGATACGATGATTCCATAAGGATCATTAAACAGGAGAAGAACGAAGCATAA
- the cysW gene encoding sulfate ABC transporter permease subunit CysW has translation MAGIVTNPRKGKSLPTRPHLTESKAVRYTLIGIALLFLGLIVILPMVSVIAESFRKGWEAYLSALSDPDAMSALKLTLITAAVAVPLNTIFGVAAAWAITKFKFRGKNLLVTLIDLPFAVSPVVSGLIYVLLFGAQGFLGPWLDKHDINIIFATPGIVLATMFVTFPFVARELIPLMEAQGVQDEEAAVSLGARGWRVFFKVTLPNIKWGLLYGMILCNARAMGEFGAVSVVSGHIRGETNTLPLHIEIVYNEYQFSAAFAVASLLMLLAIITLVVKSILESRMSEEH, from the coding sequence ATGGCAGGCATCGTCACGAATCCCCGTAAAGGGAAAAGCCTACCGACCCGACCACACCTGACGGAATCCAAAGCCGTTCGGTATACGCTAATCGGAATCGCGCTGTTATTTCTTGGATTAATCGTCATTCTTCCGATGGTATCCGTAATCGCCGAATCGTTCCGGAAAGGGTGGGAAGCCTACTTGTCCGCGCTATCCGATCCGGATGCGATGTCGGCGCTCAAGTTGACTTTGATCACGGCGGCGGTTGCCGTACCGCTCAATACGATTTTCGGCGTCGCGGCGGCTTGGGCCATCACGAAATTCAAATTTCGCGGCAAAAATCTGCTCGTCACGTTAATCGACCTTCCGTTCGCCGTATCGCCGGTCGTCAGCGGTTTGATCTACGTACTGTTGTTCGGAGCTCAAGGGTTTCTGGGGCCATGGCTGGATAAGCACGACATCAATATCATTTTTGCGACGCCGGGTATTGTTCTGGCTACGATGTTCGTCACTTTCCCGTTCGTCGCCAGAGAGCTCATTCCCCTCATGGAAGCGCAAGGCGTTCAAGACGAGGAAGCGGCCGTCAGCTTGGGAGCGCGAGGGTGGCGGGTATTCTTCAAAGTTACGCTGCCGAATATCAAATGGGGCTTGTTGTACGGCATGATACTTTGTAATGCTAGAGCCATGGGCGAGTTCGGGGCGGTATCCGTCGTCTCCGGTCACATCAGGGGAGAGACGAACACCTTACCGCTGCACATCGAGATCGTCTATAACGAGTACCAATTCAGCGCAGCTTTCGCCGTTGCTTCGTTATTGATGTTATTGGCAATCATTACGTTAGTCGTTAAATCCATCTTGGAGAGCCGCATGAGCGAAGAGCATTGA
- the cysT gene encoding sulfate ABC transporter permease subunit CysT, whose protein sequence is MTLLRKKDRVLPGLSLTLGFSVLYLSLIVLIPLAALAIKSAELSPSQWWDTVSGPRVVASYRLSLLTAFFAAFVNLVFGLLLAWVLVRYKFPGKKIVDGLIDLPFALPTAVAGIALTTIYAPKGWVGSLLEPLGIKVAYTPIGITLALIFIGIPFVVRTVQPILQDMESDMEEAAVLLGSYRARTFFKIILPDLIPPLLTGFALAFARGIGEYGSVVFISGNMPMKTEIAPLLIITKLEQYEYAQAAAVAVVLLLISFFLLFLINILQRWSNRRLRTVKGG, encoded by the coding sequence ATGACATTACTTCGCAAGAAAGACCGGGTATTGCCGGGATTATCCCTCACGTTAGGATTTTCGGTTCTTTACTTGAGCCTGATCGTATTGATTCCGTTGGCGGCACTCGCGATTAAGTCGGCGGAACTTTCTCCCTCCCAGTGGTGGGATACCGTATCCGGTCCCCGGGTCGTGGCCTCATACAGATTAAGTTTGCTGACTGCCTTCTTCGCCGCGTTCGTGAATCTGGTGTTCGGGTTGTTGCTAGCATGGGTGCTAGTGCGGTATAAGTTTCCCGGCAAAAAAATCGTCGACGGGTTGATCGATCTGCCGTTCGCATTGCCGACGGCCGTAGCGGGTATCGCGTTAACGACGATCTACGCTCCGAAAGGTTGGGTCGGTTCCCTCCTGGAGCCGCTAGGCATTAAGGTGGCTTACACGCCGATCGGGATCACGCTCGCGCTCATCTTTATCGGAATCCCGTTCGTCGTCCGAACGGTACAACCGATCCTGCAGGATATGGAGTCGGATATGGAAGAGGCGGCGGTTCTGCTCGGATCGTACCGGGCGCGAACGTTTTTCAAGATCATTTTGCCGGATTTGATTCCTCCGTTACTGACGGGCTTCGCGTTGGCGTTCGCCCGAGGCATCGGAGAATACGGCTCGGTCGTGTTTATATCCGGTAACATGCCGATGAAAACCGAAATCGCTCCACTACTTATCATCACGAAACTCGAGCAATACGAATATGCCCAAGCGGCGGCGGTAGCGGTCGTGTTGCTCCTAATTTCCTTCTTTCTATTGTTCCTTATCAACATTTTGCAAAGGTGGAGCAATCGCCGCCTGCGCACCGTTAAGGGAGGTTAA
- a CDS encoding sulfate ABC transporter substrate-binding protein, which produces MKTFKNLKLVLIAVLIITVLSACGSNKNNESSATASGSESSPSAAASGSGETPKDIELLNVSYDPTRELYEEFNKSFAEYWKQKTGGKITIKQSHGGSGKQARAVIDGLQADVVTLALGYDIDAIAETGALKTDWQQSFEQNSTPYTSTIVFLVRKGNPKGIKDWGDLIKDGIQVITPNPKTSGGARWNYLAAWGYATKTLGYDETQTLDFLKKLFKNVPVLDTGARGSTTTFVEKGIGDVLLAWENEAYLALKEFGDDYEIVTPSISILAEPPVAIVDKNVDKKGTRAAAEEYLKYLYTEQGQEIAAKNFYRPRLQSVADKYKDQFGQLNLLTIDQDFGGWKEAQNKHFSDGGTFDQIYTPGS; this is translated from the coding sequence ATGAAAACATTTAAAAACCTCAAGCTGGTCTTAATAGCGGTATTAATCATTACGGTATTGTCGGCATGCGGATCTAATAAAAATAATGAATCCTCTGCAACCGCAAGCGGTTCCGAATCTAGTCCGAGCGCGGCAGCGAGCGGATCGGGGGAAACTCCGAAAGACATCGAGTTGCTTAACGTCTCCTACGACCCGACTAGGGAGCTGTACGAGGAATTCAATAAAAGCTTCGCGGAGTATTGGAAACAAAAAACGGGCGGGAAAATTACGATCAAGCAATCGCACGGCGGTTCAGGCAAGCAAGCCCGCGCGGTTATCGACGGGTTGCAAGCGGACGTCGTCACTTTGGCGCTTGGATACGATATCGATGCCATAGCGGAAACGGGCGCGCTAAAAACGGATTGGCAACAATCTTTCGAGCAGAACAGTACTCCTTATACGTCGACTATCGTTTTCCTCGTCCGCAAAGGGAATCCGAAAGGCATCAAAGATTGGGGCGACCTGATCAAGGACGGTATCCAAGTCATTACCCCGAATCCTAAGACGTCCGGTGGAGCACGTTGGAACTACCTTGCGGCGTGGGGTTACGCGACGAAGACGCTTGGTTACGATGAAACGCAAACGTTGGATTTCCTCAAGAAGCTGTTCAAGAACGTACCCGTTCTCGATACGGGAGCCCGCGGATCGACGACGACGTTCGTGGAAAAGGGAATCGGAGACGTATTGCTTGCATGGGAGAACGAAGCGTATCTGGCTTTGAAAGAATTCGGCGATGATTACGAGATCGTAACGCCTTCGATCAGCATTCTGGCCGAGCCGCCGGTTGCCATCGTCGACAAAAACGTGGATAAAAAGGGTACCCGCGCGGCGGCCGAAGAATATTTGAAATATCTGTACACCGAGCAAGGACAGGAAATCGCGGCGAAAAACTTCTACCGTCCTAGACTCCAATCGGTTGCGGACAAATATAAAGATCAGTTCGGGCAACTGAATTTGTTGACGATCGATCAGGATTTCGGCGGTTGGAAAGAAGCGCAGAACAAACATTTCTCCGATGGCGGAACGTTCGATCAAATTTATACGCCGGGATCCTAA
- a CDS encoding ATP-binding protein, translated as MESLGEALRRMPSLQRGNAEQIANQVLNDPLVLKLRSRYPELDETVLRSNLNRLYQMTTEYRACKECPGLAKCPNDMQGHSTGINCVEINGRWQINDYKTACSKWTANEQQEQIRRRITSFYVDETVLGEHYDEAEMIKLDANRILAVNKLQNYVSTTINQGLQKQGLYLNGDFGTGKTYLAGYLLQRLAKEGFSGVIVYMPEFVEDAKALMFEPQKLKETITLMKDADLLVFDDIGAENLTPWVRDHVLGAILNHRMNRKPTFYTSNHDLDDLERHFSFTHKEGEEMHKGQRLMDRVRPFVDVIHVRGRNHRGS; from the coding sequence ATGGAATCTTTGGGAGAGGCGCTCCGCCGCATGCCAAGCTTGCAGCGTGGCAACGCGGAACAAATCGCGAATCAGGTACTCAACGACCCGCTCGTACTAAAGCTGCGTTCCCGTTATCCCGAACTGGACGAAACGGTGCTGCGCTCTAACTTAAACCGGTTATATCAGATGACTACCGAATATCGGGCTTGCAAGGAATGTCCGGGACTTGCCAAGTGCCCGAACGATATGCAAGGCCATTCTACTGGAATCAATTGCGTTGAAATCAACGGACGTTGGCAAATCAACGATTACAAAACCGCTTGCTCCAAATGGACGGCCAACGAGCAGCAGGAGCAGATTCGTCGCAGGATTACGAGCTTCTACGTCGATGAAACCGTATTGGGAGAACATTACGACGAAGCGGAAATGATAAAGCTCGACGCCAATCGGATTCTTGCCGTTAATAAATTGCAGAATTACGTCAGCACGACGATTAATCAAGGCTTACAGAAGCAAGGGTTATACTTAAACGGAGACTTCGGCACGGGCAAAACCTACTTGGCAGGTTACTTGCTTCAGAGGCTAGCGAAGGAAGGCTTCTCGGGCGTAATCGTGTACATGCCGGAGTTCGTTGAGGATGCCAAAGCGCTCATGTTCGAGCCGCAAAAGCTCAAAGAAACGATTACGCTTATGAAGGACGCCGACCTTCTCGTCTTCGACGATATCGGCGCCGAGAATTTGACCCCGTGGGTCAGAGATCACGTGCTCGGAGCGATACTGAATCATCGGATGAATCGCAAGCCGACCTTCTACACGTCGAACCACGACCTTGACGACTTGGAGAGGCATTTCAGCTTCACGCACAAGGAAGGCGAAGAAATGCACAAAGGTCAGCGGCTGATGGATCGCGTGCGTCCTTTCGTCGACGTGATCCATGTTAGAGGCAGGAATCATCGGGGATCGTGA